From a region of the uncultured Draconibacterium sp. genome:
- the dinB gene encoding DNA polymerase IV, whose translation MLNRNIVHIDLDTFFVSCERLMNRELIGKPVLVGGVSGRGVVAACSYEARTYGVHSAMPMQMARRLCPEAIVVKGNSSIYSKFSDEITDIIKEGAPLYEKSSIDEFYIDVSGMDKFYGCYKWAQELRERIIDQTHLPISFGLSSNKTVSKVATGEIKPNGYQQIEYGHEKEFLAPLPVKKIPMVGDQTYKMLLSMGIRYVKTIQEMPIELMDKVMGKNGIVLWKKAQGIDNSLVEPYHERKSISSSLTFEKDTIDVQALKKLLLAMAEKLAFYLRNGNKLTSCVTVTVRYSDFDTRTRQKRISYTSLDHTLIQTTMELFDQLYTRRVLVRLVGVRFSHLVGGSYQMKLFEDDTKLINLYQRIDKIRNRYGQNAVQRASTLGTRGIGQMSNPFNGQPPVIPAHRRM comes from the coding sequence ATGTTGAATCGAAATATTGTACATATTGATCTGGACACCTTTTTTGTGTCGTGTGAAAGGCTGATGAACCGTGAGTTGATCGGCAAACCGGTGTTGGTTGGAGGTGTGAGCGGACGGGGAGTGGTGGCGGCCTGCAGTTACGAAGCGCGGACATATGGCGTACATTCGGCTATGCCCATGCAAATGGCACGCCGACTTTGTCCCGAGGCTATTGTGGTAAAAGGAAACAGCTCCATTTACAGCAAATTCTCCGATGAGATAACCGATATTATTAAAGAAGGGGCACCGCTTTACGAAAAATCATCAATCGACGAGTTTTATATTGATGTAAGCGGAATGGACAAATTTTACGGTTGCTACAAATGGGCACAGGAACTACGCGAACGAATTATCGATCAAACACATTTACCCATTTCTTTTGGGCTGTCAAGCAATAAAACGGTATCGAAAGTGGCTACAGGCGAGATAAAACCTAATGGTTATCAGCAAATTGAATACGGGCACGAAAAAGAGTTCCTGGCACCGCTGCCGGTGAAAAAAATTCCGATGGTGGGTGATCAGACTTACAAGATGCTGCTGAGCATGGGAATCCGTTATGTGAAAACCATCCAGGAGATGCCCATTGAGCTGATGGACAAAGTGATGGGAAAGAACGGGATTGTGCTGTGGAAAAAGGCGCAGGGCATTGATAATTCGTTGGTAGAACCTTATCACGAGCGGAAATCCATTTCATCGTCGCTGACTTTTGAGAAAGATACTATTGATGTGCAGGCGCTGAAAAAACTGTTGCTGGCCATGGCCGAAAAACTGGCTTTTTACCTTCGCAATGGCAATAAACTAACGTCGTGTGTTACGGTAACCGTGCGTTATTCCGATTTTGATACCCGCACCCGCCAAAAACGCATTTCGTACACATCGCTCGATCATACGTTAATTCAAACTACTATGGAGCTTTTTGATCAGCTGTACACACGCCGGGTTTTGGTGCGGCTGGTGGGCGTGCGTTTCAGTCATTTGGTGGGCGGAAGTTACCAGATGAAACTGTTTGAAGACGATACCAAACTGATTAACCTGTACCAGCGCATAGATAAGATTCGCAATCGTTATGGGCAAAATGCCGTGCAGCGAGCTTCAACATTGGGAACACGTGGTATTGGACAAATGAGCAATCCTTTTAACGGCCAACCACCGGTAATTCCGGCACACCGGAGGATGTAA
- a CDS encoding four helix bundle protein, with amino-acid sequence MKFKFEKLIIWQKTMDFGEEINSMAYKFPKTELFNLSSQIRRAADSIALNISEGSIGQSNPDFKRFMNYAIRSLAEVVTCLHKARRREYISPEEFDNQYEFAFNLINMMVAFRNKIN; translated from the coding sequence ATGAAATTTAAGTTTGAAAAGCTGATAATCTGGCAAAAAACGATGGATTTTGGAGAAGAAATAAATTCAATGGCTTATAAATTCCCCAAAACAGAACTCTTCAATCTTTCATCTCAAATTAGAAGAGCTGCCGATTCAATTGCCTTGAATATTTCAGAAGGTTCTATTGGGCAATCAAATCCTGATTTCAAGAGATTTATGAACTATGCAATTCGTTCATTAGCAGAAGTCGTTACCTGTTTGCATAAAGCTAGGCGTCGTGAATATATTTCCCCGGAAGAATTTGACAACCAATATGAGTTTGCTTTTAACCTCATAAATATGATGGTTGCTTTTAGAAACAAGATTAACTAG
- a CDS encoding helix-turn-helix domain-containing protein — protein sequence MHFAQNLKFLRKRRKRSQMDLATELGLTRTTLSGYEKNVQPPFPVLIKMSEYFNVSLDALIKYRLAVLSEQQLSQIEKGFDVDVTGRKLRLLTISVDKEGKENIEMVPVKAQAGYTNSYGDLDFIASLPKFKLPFLPEDKTYRTFQIQGDSMLPIKEGSWVTCSFAEDWTSIKDGKACIVVTKDEGIVFKLVYKRLEDRKFLLVSLNRNYSPYEIPVSQVVEMWQFETVNSFEIESD from the coding sequence ATGCATTTCGCACAAAACCTAAAATTCCTAAGAAAGCGCCGCAAAAGATCGCAAATGGATCTGGCAACAGAGCTGGGATTAACGCGCACTACGCTTTCCGGATACGAAAAAAATGTGCAGCCGCCTTTTCCGGTGCTCATAAAAATGTCGGAGTATTTTAATGTATCGCTCGATGCATTGATTAAATACCGGCTGGCAGTTTTGTCAGAACAGCAACTTTCGCAAATCGAAAAAGGATTTGATGTGGATGTTACCGGACGAAAACTTCGGCTACTGACGATCTCTGTGGATAAAGAGGGCAAAGAAAACATAGAGATGGTTCCGGTAAAAGCACAGGCCGGCTACACCAACAGCTATGGCGATTTGGATTTTATTGCATCGCTACCTAAATTCAAACTTCCATTTCTGCCGGAGGACAAAACATACCGCACTTTTCAGATTCAGGGCGATTCGATGTTGCCCATAAAAGAAGGCTCGTGGGTAACCTGTTCGTTTGCAGAAGACTGGACCAGTATAAAAGATGGCAAAGCCTGCATTGTGGTGACCAAAGATGAAGGTATAGTTTTCAAACTGGTTTACAAACGTTTAGAGGACAGAAAGTTTTTACTGGTTTCGTTAAACCGAAATTATTCGCCTTATGAAATTCCGGTTTCGCAAGTGGTGGAAATGTGGCAATTTGAAACGGTGAACAGTTTTGAGATCGAAAGCGATTAA